A genomic stretch from Halichoerus grypus chromosome 5, mHalGry1.hap1.1, whole genome shotgun sequence includes:
- the PTCH2 gene encoding protein patched homolog 2 isoform X10, which yields MARPPPLQELPPGYTPPARAASPQILAGSLKAPLWLRAYFQGLLFSLGCGIQRHCGKVLFLGLLAFGALALGLRVAIIETDLEQLWVEVGSRVSQELQYTKEKLGDEAAYTSQMLIQTPRREGENVLTPEALGLHLQAALTASKVQVSLYGKSWDLNKICYKSGIPLIENGMIERMIEKLFPCVILTPLDCFWEGAKLQGGSAYLPGRPDIQWTNLDPEQLLEELGPFASLEGFRELLDKAQVGQAYVGRPCLHPDDLHCPPSAPNHHGKQAPNVAQELSGGCHGFSHKFMHWQEELLLGGISRDPRGQLLRAEALQSTFLLMSPRQLYEHFRGDYQTHDIGWSEERAGTVLQAWQRRFVQLAQEALPQNSSQQIHAFSSTTLDDILHAFSEVSAARVAGGYLLMLAYACVTMLRWDCAQSQGAVGLAGVLLVALAVASGLGLCALLGIAFNAATTQVLPFLALGIGVDDIFLLAHAFTEAPPGTPLQERTGECLQRTGTSVALTSINHMVAFFMAALVPIPALRAFSLQAAIVVGCNFAAVMLVFPAVLSLDLHRRHCQRLDVLCCFSRPCSARVIQILPRELGDGTGPVGIAHLTATVQAFARCETSSQHVVTILPPRARLVPPPSDPLGSELFSPGGSTRDLLGQEEGTRQKATCSSLPCARWSLAHFARYQFAPWLLQAHSKAMVLVLFGALLGLSLYGATLVQDGLALTDVVPRGTKEHAFLSAQLSASVLSRPCCPPLPPRRPAPGCTITGTGYRGSRLPLTRTGLPGALATTRAATAPRMGRWPTSCSSRPGMPKSLWISAS from the exons ATGGCTCGGCCGCCGCCACTCCAGGAGCTGCCCCCTGGCTATACACCCCCAGCTCGAGCCGCATCACCCCAG ATCCTAGCTGGGAGCCTGAAGGCTCCACTCTGGCTTCGTGCTTACTTCCAGGGGCTGCTCTTCTCTCTGGGCTGTGGGATCCAGAGACACTGTGGCAAAGTGCTCTTCCTGGGCCTGTTGGCCTTTGGAGCCCTGGCACTGGGTCTCCGCGTGGCCATCATTGAGACAGACCTAGAACAGCTCTGGGTGGAAG TGGGCAGCCGGGTGAGCCAGGAGTTACAGTACACCAAGGAGAAGCTGGGGGACGAGGCTGCGTACACCTCCCAGATGTTGATACAGACCCCACGCCGGGAAGGGGAGAATGTCCTCACACCTGAGGCACTTGGCCTCCACCTCCAGGCAGCCCTCACCGCCAGTAAAGTGCAAGTATCACTCTATGGAAA GTCCTGGGATTTGAACAAAATCTGCTACAAGTCAGGAATTCCCCTAATTGAAAATGGAATGATTGAGCGG ATGATTGAGAAGCTGTTTCCGTGCGTGATCCTCACCCCCCTCGACTGCTTCTGGGAGGGAGCCAAACTCCAAGGGGGCTCCGCCTACTTGCC CGGCCGTCCTGACATCCAGTGGACCAACCTGGATCCAGAGCAGCTGCTGGAGGAACTGGGCCCCTTTGCCTCCCTCGAGGGCTTCCGGGAGCTGCTAGACAAGGCACAGGTGGGCCAGGCCTATGTGGGGCGGCCCTGTCTTCACCCTGACGATCTCCACTGCCCGCCTAGTGCCCCTAACCATCACGGCAAGCAG GCTCCCAATGTGGCTCAGGAGCTGAGTGGGGGCTGCCACGGCTTTTCCCACAAGTTTATGCACTGGCAGGAGGAATTGCTGCTGGGGGGCATCTCTAGAGACCCCCGAGGACAGCTGCTGAG GGCGGAGGCCCTGCAGAGCACCTTCCTGCTGATGAGTCCACGCCAGCTGTATGAGCACTTCCGAGGCGACTACCAGACGCATGACATCGGCTGGAGTGAGGAGCGGGCCGGCACGGTGCTGCAAGCCTGGCAGCGGCGCTTTGTGCAG CTGGCTCAGGAGGCCCTGCCTCAGAATTCATCGCAGCAGATCCACGCCTTTTCCTCCACCACCCTGGATGACATCCTGCACGCCTTCTCTGAAGTCAGTGCTGCCCGCGTGGCGGGAGGCTATCTGCTCATG cTAGCCTATGCCTGTGTGACAATGCTGCGCTGGGACTGTGCCCAGTCCCAGGGTGCGGTGGGCCTTGCAGGGGTGCTGCTGGTAGCCCTGGCGGTGGCCTCGGGCCTTGGGCTCTGCGCCCTGCTTGGCATCGCCTTCAATGCTGCCACTACCCAG GTGCTGCCCTTCCTGGCACTGGGCATCGGTGTGGATGACATATTCCTGCTGGCACATGCCTTCACAGAGGCTCCCCCTGGCACCCCTCTCCAG GAGCGCACAGGCGAGTGTCTGCAGCGCACGGGGACCAGCGTGGCGCTCACATCCATCAACCACATGGTGGCCTTCTTCATGGCCGCCCTCGTTCCCATCCCTGCACTGCGGGCCTTCTCCTTGCAG GCAGCCATAGTGGTCGGCTGCAACTTCGCGGCCGTGATGCTTGTCTTCCCGGCGGTCCTCAGCCTGGACCTGCACCGGCGTCACTGCCAGCGCCTTGACGTGCTCTGCTGCTTCTCTAG GCCCTGCTCTGCTCGGGTGATTCAGATTCTGCCCCGGGAGCTAGGGGATGGGACAGGACCAGTGGGCATTGCCCACCTGACGGCCACAGTTCAAGCCTTCGCCCGCTGCGAAACCAGCAGCCAGCATGTCGTCACCATCCTGCCCCCCCGAGCCCGCTTGGTGCCCCCACCTTCCGACCCACTGGGCTCTGAGCTCTTCAGCCCAGGAGGGTCCACACGGGACCTCCTAGGCCAAGAGGAGGGGACCAGGCAAAAGGCAACCTGCAgctccctgccctgtgcccgcTGGAGTCTTGCCCATTTCGCCCGCTATCAGTTCGCACCCTGGCTGCTCCAGGCACACAGCAAG GCCATGGTGCTGGTGCTCTTTGGGGCTCTTCTGGGCCTGAGCCTCTACGGAGCCACCCTGGTGCAGGACGGGCTGGCCCTGACGGATGTGGTGCCTCGGGGCACCAAGGAGCATGCCTTCCTGAGCGCCCAGCTCAG CGCTTCAGTTCTCTCAAGGCCGTGCTGCCCCCccctgccacccaggcgccccgcacctGGCTGCACTATTACCGGAACTGGCTACAGG GGATCCAGGCTGCCTTTGACCAGGACTGGGCTTCCGGGCGCATTAGCCACCACTCGTGCCGCAACGGCTCCGAGGATGGGGCGCTGGCCTACAAGCTGCTCATCCAGACCGGGGATGCCCAAGAGCCTCTGGATTTCAGCCAG ctGA
- the PTCH2 gene encoding protein patched homolog 2 isoform X7, with product MARPPPLQELPPGYTPPARAASPQILAGSLKAPLWLRAYFQGLLFSLGCGIQRHCGKVLFLGLLAFGALALGLRVAIIETDLEQLWVEVGSRVSQELQYTKEKLGDEAAYTSQMLIQTPRREGENVLTPEALGLHLQAALTASKVQVSLYGKSWDLNKICYKSGIPLIENGMIERMIEKLFPCVILTPLDCFWEGAKLQGGSAYLPGRPDIQWTNLDPEQLLEELGPFASLEGFRELLDKAQVGQAYVGRPCLHPDDLHCPPSAPNHHGKQAPNVAQELSGGCHGFSHKFMHWQEELLLGGISRDPRGQLLRAEALQSTFLLMSPRQLYEHFRGDYQTHDIGWSEERAGTVLQAWQRRFVQLAQEALPQNSSQQIHAFSSTTLDDILHAFSEVSAARVAGGYLLMLAYACVTMLRWDCAQSQGAVGLAGVLLVALAVASGLGLCALLGIAFNAATTQVLPFLALGIGVDDIFLLAHAFTEAPPGTPLQERTGECLQRTGTSVALTSINHMVAFFMAALVPIPALRAFSLQAAIVVGCNFAAVMLVFPAVLSLDLHRRHCQRLDVLCCFSRPCSARVIQILPRELGDGTGPVGIAHLTATVQAFARCETSSQHVVTILPPRARLVPPPSDPLGSELFSPGGSTRDLLGQEEGTRQKATCSSLPCARWSLAHFARYQFAPWLLQAHSKAMVLVLFGALLGLSLYGATLVQDGLALTDVVPRGTKEHAFLSAQLRYFSLYEVALVTQGGFDYAHSQRALFDLHQRFSSLKAVLPPPATQAPRTWLHYYRNWLQGIQAAFDQDWASGRISHHSCRNGSEDGALAYKLLIQTGDAQEPLDFSQVGSGAGRVGMQGGPLGLVGPDLQPSLPLQLTTRKLVDKEGLIPPELFYVGLTMWVSSDPLGLAASQANFYPPPPEWLHDKYDTTGENLRISGPAALLPAGYLHPAGMHFPRLCPAAAQPLDGRPHSTGPGDDDCGALWHHGFPGHQTECHPRGDPCGLCRHWC from the exons ATGGCTCGGCCGCCGCCACTCCAGGAGCTGCCCCCTGGCTATACACCCCCAGCTCGAGCCGCATCACCCCAG ATCCTAGCTGGGAGCCTGAAGGCTCCACTCTGGCTTCGTGCTTACTTCCAGGGGCTGCTCTTCTCTCTGGGCTGTGGGATCCAGAGACACTGTGGCAAAGTGCTCTTCCTGGGCCTGTTGGCCTTTGGAGCCCTGGCACTGGGTCTCCGCGTGGCCATCATTGAGACAGACCTAGAACAGCTCTGGGTGGAAG TGGGCAGCCGGGTGAGCCAGGAGTTACAGTACACCAAGGAGAAGCTGGGGGACGAGGCTGCGTACACCTCCCAGATGTTGATACAGACCCCACGCCGGGAAGGGGAGAATGTCCTCACACCTGAGGCACTTGGCCTCCACCTCCAGGCAGCCCTCACCGCCAGTAAAGTGCAAGTATCACTCTATGGAAA GTCCTGGGATTTGAACAAAATCTGCTACAAGTCAGGAATTCCCCTAATTGAAAATGGAATGATTGAGCGG ATGATTGAGAAGCTGTTTCCGTGCGTGATCCTCACCCCCCTCGACTGCTTCTGGGAGGGAGCCAAACTCCAAGGGGGCTCCGCCTACTTGCC CGGCCGTCCTGACATCCAGTGGACCAACCTGGATCCAGAGCAGCTGCTGGAGGAACTGGGCCCCTTTGCCTCCCTCGAGGGCTTCCGGGAGCTGCTAGACAAGGCACAGGTGGGCCAGGCCTATGTGGGGCGGCCCTGTCTTCACCCTGACGATCTCCACTGCCCGCCTAGTGCCCCTAACCATCACGGCAAGCAG GCTCCCAATGTGGCTCAGGAGCTGAGTGGGGGCTGCCACGGCTTTTCCCACAAGTTTATGCACTGGCAGGAGGAATTGCTGCTGGGGGGCATCTCTAGAGACCCCCGAGGACAGCTGCTGAG GGCGGAGGCCCTGCAGAGCACCTTCCTGCTGATGAGTCCACGCCAGCTGTATGAGCACTTCCGAGGCGACTACCAGACGCATGACATCGGCTGGAGTGAGGAGCGGGCCGGCACGGTGCTGCAAGCCTGGCAGCGGCGCTTTGTGCAG CTGGCTCAGGAGGCCCTGCCTCAGAATTCATCGCAGCAGATCCACGCCTTTTCCTCCACCACCCTGGATGACATCCTGCACGCCTTCTCTGAAGTCAGTGCTGCCCGCGTGGCGGGAGGCTATCTGCTCATG cTAGCCTATGCCTGTGTGACAATGCTGCGCTGGGACTGTGCCCAGTCCCAGGGTGCGGTGGGCCTTGCAGGGGTGCTGCTGGTAGCCCTGGCGGTGGCCTCGGGCCTTGGGCTCTGCGCCCTGCTTGGCATCGCCTTCAATGCTGCCACTACCCAG GTGCTGCCCTTCCTGGCACTGGGCATCGGTGTGGATGACATATTCCTGCTGGCACATGCCTTCACAGAGGCTCCCCCTGGCACCCCTCTCCAG GAGCGCACAGGCGAGTGTCTGCAGCGCACGGGGACCAGCGTGGCGCTCACATCCATCAACCACATGGTGGCCTTCTTCATGGCCGCCCTCGTTCCCATCCCTGCACTGCGGGCCTTCTCCTTGCAG GCAGCCATAGTGGTCGGCTGCAACTTCGCGGCCGTGATGCTTGTCTTCCCGGCGGTCCTCAGCCTGGACCTGCACCGGCGTCACTGCCAGCGCCTTGACGTGCTCTGCTGCTTCTCTAG GCCCTGCTCTGCTCGGGTGATTCAGATTCTGCCCCGGGAGCTAGGGGATGGGACAGGACCAGTGGGCATTGCCCACCTGACGGCCACAGTTCAAGCCTTCGCCCGCTGCGAAACCAGCAGCCAGCATGTCGTCACCATCCTGCCCCCCCGAGCCCGCTTGGTGCCCCCACCTTCCGACCCACTGGGCTCTGAGCTCTTCAGCCCAGGAGGGTCCACACGGGACCTCCTAGGCCAAGAGGAGGGGACCAGGCAAAAGGCAACCTGCAgctccctgccctgtgcccgcTGGAGTCTTGCCCATTTCGCCCGCTATCAGTTCGCACCCTGGCTGCTCCAGGCACACAGCAAG GCCATGGTGCTGGTGCTCTTTGGGGCTCTTCTGGGCCTGAGCCTCTACGGAGCCACCCTGGTGCAGGACGGGCTGGCCCTGACGGATGTGGTGCCTCGGGGCACCAAGGAGCATGCCTTCCTGAGCGCCCAGCTCAGGTACTTCTCCCTGTACGAGGTGGCCCTGGTGACACAGGGTGGCTTTGACTACGCCCACTCCCAACGCGCCCTCTTTGATCTGCACCAGCGCTTCAGTTCTCTCAAGGCCGTGCTGCCCCCccctgccacccaggcgccccgcacctGGCTGCACTATTACCGGAACTGGCTACAGG GGATCCAGGCTGCCTTTGACCAGGACTGGGCTTCCGGGCGCATTAGCCACCACTCGTGCCGCAACGGCTCCGAGGATGGGGCGCTGGCCTACAAGCTGCTCATCCAGACCGGGGATGCCCAAGAGCCTCTGGATTTCAGCCAGGTTGGAAGCGGGGCTGGAAGGGTCGGGATGCAGGGAGGGCCTCTAGGCCTCGTGGGCCCGGACCTTcagccctctctgcctctgcagctGACCACAAGGAAGCTGGTAGATAAGGAGGGGCTGATCCCACCCGAGCTCTTCTACGTGGGGCTGACCATGTGGGTAAGCAGTGACCCGCTGGGCCTGGCGGCCTCACAGGCCAACTTCTACCCCCCACCTCCCGAGTGGCTACATGACAAGTACGACACCACCGGGGAGAACCTTCGCA TATCTGGGCCTGCGGCGCTACTTCCTGCTGGCTATCTGCATCCTGCTGGTATGCACTTTCCTCGTCTGTGCCCTGCTGCTGCTCAACCCCTGGACGGCCGGCCTCATA GTACTGGTCCTGGCGATGATGACTGTGGAGCTCTTTGGCATCATGGGTTTCCTGGGCATCAAACTGAGTGCCATCCCCGTGGTGATCCTTGTGGCCTCTGTAGGCATTGGTGTTGA
- the PTCH2 gene encoding protein patched homolog 2 isoform X2 → MARPPPLQELPPGYTPPARAASPQILAGSLKAPLWLRAYFQGLLFSLGCGIQRHCGKVLFLGLLAFGALALGLRVAIIETDLEQLWVEVGSRVSQELQYTKEKLGDEAAYTSQMLIQTPRREGENVLTPEALGLHLQAALTASKVSWDLNKICYKSGIPLIENGMIERMIEKLFPCVILTPLDCFWEGAKLQGGSAYLPGRPDIQWTNLDPEQLLEELGPFASLEGFRELLDKAQVGQAYVGRPCLHPDDLHCPPSAPNHHGKQAPNVAQELSGGCHGFSHKFMHWQEELLLGGISRDPRGQLLRAEALQSTFLLMSPRQLYEHFRGDYQTHDIGWSEERAGTVLQAWQRRFVQLAQEALPQNSSQQIHAFSSTTLDDILHAFSEVSAARVAGGYLLMLAYACVTMLRWDCAQSQGAVGLAGVLLVALAVASGLGLCALLGIAFNAATTQVLPFLALGIGVDDIFLLAHAFTEAPPGTPLQERTGECLQRTGTSVALTSINHMVAFFMAALVPIPALRAFSLQAAIVVGCNFAAVMLVFPAVLSLDLHRRHCQRLDVLCCFSRPCSARVIQILPRELGDGTGPVGIAHLTATVQAFARCETSSQHVVTILPPRARLVPPPSDPLGSELFSPGGSTRDLLGQEEGTRQKATCSSLPCARWSLAHFARYQFAPWLLQAHSKAMVLVLFGALLGLSLYGATLVQDGLALTDVVPRGTKEHAFLSAQLRYFSLYEVALVTQGGFDYAHSQRALFDLHQRFSSLKAVLPPPATQAPRTWLHYYRNWLQGIQAAFDQDWASGRISHHSCRNGSEDGALAYKLLIQTGDAQEPLDFSQVGSGAGRVGMQGGPLGLVGPDLQPSLPLQLTTRKLVDKEGLIPPELFYVGLTMWVSSDPLGLAASQANFYPPPPEWLHDKYDTTGENLRIPAAQPLEFAQFPFLLHGLQKTADFVEAIEGARAACAEAGRAGVRAYPSGSPFLFWEQYLGLRRYFLLAICILLVCTFLVCALLLLNPWTAGLIVLVLAMMTVELFGIMGFLGIKLSAIPVVILVASVGIGVEFTVHVALGFLTTQGSRNLRAACALERTFAPVTDGAVSTLLGLLMLAGSNFDFIIRYFFVVLTVLTLLGLLHGLVLLPVLLSILGPPPEVVQMYKESPEVLSPPAPQEGGLRWGLSPTLPQSFARVTTSVTVALHPPPLPGAYIHPASDEPPWSPVATPAASAPSSLSSRGPCPATG, encoded by the exons ATGGCTCGGCCGCCGCCACTCCAGGAGCTGCCCCCTGGCTATACACCCCCAGCTCGAGCCGCATCACCCCAG ATCCTAGCTGGGAGCCTGAAGGCTCCACTCTGGCTTCGTGCTTACTTCCAGGGGCTGCTCTTCTCTCTGGGCTGTGGGATCCAGAGACACTGTGGCAAAGTGCTCTTCCTGGGCCTGTTGGCCTTTGGAGCCCTGGCACTGGGTCTCCGCGTGGCCATCATTGAGACAGACCTAGAACAGCTCTGGGTGGAAG TGGGCAGCCGGGTGAGCCAGGAGTTACAGTACACCAAGGAGAAGCTGGGGGACGAGGCTGCGTACACCTCCCAGATGTTGATACAGACCCCACGCCGGGAAGGGGAGAATGTCCTCACACCTGAGGCACTTGGCCTCCACCTCCAGGCAGCCCTCACCGCCAGTAAAGT GTCCTGGGATTTGAACAAAATCTGCTACAAGTCAGGAATTCCCCTAATTGAAAATGGAATGATTGAGCGG ATGATTGAGAAGCTGTTTCCGTGCGTGATCCTCACCCCCCTCGACTGCTTCTGGGAGGGAGCCAAACTCCAAGGGGGCTCCGCCTACTTGCC CGGCCGTCCTGACATCCAGTGGACCAACCTGGATCCAGAGCAGCTGCTGGAGGAACTGGGCCCCTTTGCCTCCCTCGAGGGCTTCCGGGAGCTGCTAGACAAGGCACAGGTGGGCCAGGCCTATGTGGGGCGGCCCTGTCTTCACCCTGACGATCTCCACTGCCCGCCTAGTGCCCCTAACCATCACGGCAAGCAG GCTCCCAATGTGGCTCAGGAGCTGAGTGGGGGCTGCCACGGCTTTTCCCACAAGTTTATGCACTGGCAGGAGGAATTGCTGCTGGGGGGCATCTCTAGAGACCCCCGAGGACAGCTGCTGAG GGCGGAGGCCCTGCAGAGCACCTTCCTGCTGATGAGTCCACGCCAGCTGTATGAGCACTTCCGAGGCGACTACCAGACGCATGACATCGGCTGGAGTGAGGAGCGGGCCGGCACGGTGCTGCAAGCCTGGCAGCGGCGCTTTGTGCAG CTGGCTCAGGAGGCCCTGCCTCAGAATTCATCGCAGCAGATCCACGCCTTTTCCTCCACCACCCTGGATGACATCCTGCACGCCTTCTCTGAAGTCAGTGCTGCCCGCGTGGCGGGAGGCTATCTGCTCATG cTAGCCTATGCCTGTGTGACAATGCTGCGCTGGGACTGTGCCCAGTCCCAGGGTGCGGTGGGCCTTGCAGGGGTGCTGCTGGTAGCCCTGGCGGTGGCCTCGGGCCTTGGGCTCTGCGCCCTGCTTGGCATCGCCTTCAATGCTGCCACTACCCAG GTGCTGCCCTTCCTGGCACTGGGCATCGGTGTGGATGACATATTCCTGCTGGCACATGCCTTCACAGAGGCTCCCCCTGGCACCCCTCTCCAG GAGCGCACAGGCGAGTGTCTGCAGCGCACGGGGACCAGCGTGGCGCTCACATCCATCAACCACATGGTGGCCTTCTTCATGGCCGCCCTCGTTCCCATCCCTGCACTGCGGGCCTTCTCCTTGCAG GCAGCCATAGTGGTCGGCTGCAACTTCGCGGCCGTGATGCTTGTCTTCCCGGCGGTCCTCAGCCTGGACCTGCACCGGCGTCACTGCCAGCGCCTTGACGTGCTCTGCTGCTTCTCTAG GCCCTGCTCTGCTCGGGTGATTCAGATTCTGCCCCGGGAGCTAGGGGATGGGACAGGACCAGTGGGCATTGCCCACCTGACGGCCACAGTTCAAGCCTTCGCCCGCTGCGAAACCAGCAGCCAGCATGTCGTCACCATCCTGCCCCCCCGAGCCCGCTTGGTGCCCCCACCTTCCGACCCACTGGGCTCTGAGCTCTTCAGCCCAGGAGGGTCCACACGGGACCTCCTAGGCCAAGAGGAGGGGACCAGGCAAAAGGCAACCTGCAgctccctgccctgtgcccgcTGGAGTCTTGCCCATTTCGCCCGCTATCAGTTCGCACCCTGGCTGCTCCAGGCACACAGCAAG GCCATGGTGCTGGTGCTCTTTGGGGCTCTTCTGGGCCTGAGCCTCTACGGAGCCACCCTGGTGCAGGACGGGCTGGCCCTGACGGATGTGGTGCCTCGGGGCACCAAGGAGCATGCCTTCCTGAGCGCCCAGCTCAGGTACTTCTCCCTGTACGAGGTGGCCCTGGTGACACAGGGTGGCTTTGACTACGCCCACTCCCAACGCGCCCTCTTTGATCTGCACCAGCGCTTCAGTTCTCTCAAGGCCGTGCTGCCCCCccctgccacccaggcgccccgcacctGGCTGCACTATTACCGGAACTGGCTACAGG GGATCCAGGCTGCCTTTGACCAGGACTGGGCTTCCGGGCGCATTAGCCACCACTCGTGCCGCAACGGCTCCGAGGATGGGGCGCTGGCCTACAAGCTGCTCATCCAGACCGGGGATGCCCAAGAGCCTCTGGATTTCAGCCAGGTTGGAAGCGGGGCTGGAAGGGTCGGGATGCAGGGAGGGCCTCTAGGCCTCGTGGGCCCGGACCTTcagccctctctgcctctgcagctGACCACAAGGAAGCTGGTAGATAAGGAGGGGCTGATCCCACCCGAGCTCTTCTACGTGGGGCTGACCATGTGGGTAAGCAGTGACCCGCTGGGCCTGGCGGCCTCACAGGCCAACTTCTACCCCCCACCTCCCGAGTGGCTACATGACAAGTACGACACCACCGGGGAGAACCTTCGCA TCCCGGCAGCCCAGCCCCTGGAATTTGCCCAGTTCCCCTTCCTACTGCATGGCCTCCAGAAGACCGCGGACTTCGTGGAGGCCATCGAGGGGGCCCGGGCAGCGTGCGCCGAGGCAGGCCGGGCCGGGGTGCGTGCCTACCCCAGCggctcccccttcctcttctgggaGCAGTATCTGGGCCTGCGGCGCTACTTCCTGCTGGCTATCTGCATCCTGCTGGTATGCACTTTCCTCGTCTGTGCCCTGCTGCTGCTCAACCCCTGGACGGCCGGCCTCATA GTACTGGTCCTGGCGATGATGACTGTGGAGCTCTTTGGCATCATGGGTTTCCTGGGCATCAAACTGAGTGCCATCCCCGTGGTGATCCTTGTGGCCTCTGTAGGCATTGGTGTTGAGTTCACGGTCCACGTGGCTCTG GGCTTCCTGACCACCCAGGGTAGCCGGAACCTGCGGGCTGCCTGTGCCCTAGAGCGCACATTTGCTCCAGTGACCGATGGGGCCGTCTCCACATTGCTGGGTCTGCTCATGCTTGCTGGTTCCAACTTTGACTTCATCATAAG GTACTTTTTCGTGGTGCTAACAGTGCTCACGCTCCTGGGCCTCCTCCATGGGCTCGTGCTGCTGCCCGTGCTGCTGTCCATCCTGGGCCCCCCACCAGAG GTGGTACAGATGTACAAGGAGAGCCCagaggtcctcagccccccagctCCACAGGAAGGAGGGCTCAGGTGGGGGTtgtcccccaccctgccccagagcTTTGCCAGAGTGACTACCTCCGTGACGGTggccctccacccacccccactgcctGGTGCCTACATCCACCCAGCCTCCGATGAGCCCCCTTGGTCCCCTGTTGCCACACCAGCTGCCAGCGCCCCTAGCAGCCTCAGTTCTAGGGGACCATGTCCAGCCACTGGGTGA